In the genome of Candoia aspera isolate rCanAsp1 chromosome 1, rCanAsp1.hap2, whole genome shotgun sequence, one region contains:
- the NANP gene encoding N-acylneuraminate-9-phosphatase, whose protein sequence is MSQPDSELTAAVLARTGQSRCGLHGTKAVFFDLDNTLIDTAAAGRRAIAEVIKTLQSKYHCTEREADVICDKVQAKLLKECYDPSKIPITNLRIQHWEGAIKEVKGGPANQKLARECYFLWKTTRLQHLTLAEETRRILSDLRKVVRLLLLTNGDTETQREKIEACACQEFFDAIVVGGEQKEEKPAPSIFLHCCELLGVQPEDCVMVGDSLDTDIQGGLNAGLKATIWINKTGTVPKETSPVPHYTISSLLDLPGLLVDENLEMNQVADNVCDSLTM, encoded by the exons ATGAGCCAACCAGACTCGGAGCTTACAGCCGCGGTTCTGGCGCGCACCGGGCAAAGCCGCTGTGGGCTGCACGGAACTAAAGCCGTTTTCTTTGACTTGGACAACACGTTGATCGACACCGCCGCTGCAGGCAGGAGAGCCATTGCAGAG GTAATCAAAACCTTACAATCCAAGTATCACTGCACTGAAAGAGAAGCTGATGTGATTTGTGACAAGGTCCAAGCCAAGCTCCTCAAAGAATGCTATGATCCATCTAAAATACCAATTACTAATCTAAGGATCCAACATTGGGAAGGAGCTATAAAAGAGGTAAAGGGAGGACCAGCCAATCAGAAGCTGGCTAGAGAATGTTACTTTCTTTGGAAGACCACCCGCTTGCAACACTTGACTTTGGCAGAGGAGACACGCAGGATCCTCAGTGACCTCAGAAAAGTTGTCCGTTTGCTTCTGCTAACAAATGGAGACACTGAGACACAAAGAGAAAAGATTGAAGCTTGTGCCTGCCAGGAATTCTTTGATGCAATTGTTGTAGGGGGAGAGCAGAAAgaagagaaaccagcaccatccatttttcttcactgtTGTGAACTTCTAGGAGTTCAGCCTGAGGACTGTGTGATGGTTGGAGACTCTTTAGACACAGATATCCAAGGAGGGTTGAATGCAGGTTTGAAGGCAACCATTTGGATAAATAAAACTGGAACAGTTCCCAAGGAAACATCTCCTGTTCCTCATTATACTATTTCTTCTCTTCTCGACCTCCCCGGACTTTTAGTAGATGAAAATTTAGAAATGAATCAAGTGGCAGATAATGTATGTGACAGTCTCACCATGTAA